The sequence TGGTATCTGTGTTCTTGAAGTCCGCAACGGCGATTGTGTTTTGCACACTTCGAATGACTTGTAGATAGTGCTTCCGCATTGACGCTTCAACACGCGTCGCATCATCGCCGGAGGGCAGCTTGTATGACAGGTGAGCACCACTTAAAGCCAAGACAATATGCATTAAAGTCGGATCCCAGCAAGCTTTGGGGACAACACAGGTCAAGAATGGGTTGACAATTGGTGTTCCCGTTGCGAGTATGGCGGCTGTTTCGGTTACGTAGTGTTGTAAGAGACGGCTTGAATCGCACGTCAAGTCATAAGCAGGGTTGCCATACTTGAATGACGGAGAGACAAGAGTCAAGGGATTTGCATTCTGACGATTAGATAGACCGTATTGTGCAGACTTTGGGGTATACCCTTGTGTCTGTGCCTGCCGTTGATCTTGAACTCCAGCCGATGTCGTCTCTGGCCATTCACAGGGAACCTTGCTCTTGAGGCATGACGAGCAATGTGGTCGTGTCTCGTCGCATTTCTTCTTGCGTCTGCGGCACATCAGGCAACCTGACTTGGTGCGAGAGTGTCTTAATCGGAATTTGGTCGGATAAGGAGCACCTGTCCGAGTCGCCGCTCCTTGTGAAACCTCAACTTGGGCTTGCATCTTGTTGTTGTGATGCAATGGTTGGGCTGTGTTTGGCTGGTCGTGGCGTCTGTATGTCTCGTGGATTTCTGAATGTGTGAACTTCAACTTCCCAGGCGTGCACGGTTATCTACGCGCATTCTTGTTGACGCTTGAACATGGACGGTTACCGTCCGTCGAAAGAAGGCCATCTGTCAAATCGACGGAAAGCAATGCAAGCAAGTctgagaagatggatgatggacTGTAAGCTCAGTCGTCATCACGTCGACGATGTCAGTGGACGGATGGATATCAGCTCTTATCTAAGCGACGAAGCTTCTTATCTAGCCGTGGCCAAtcccatcaattgatctccAGTCATCCAGCCAGTCCAGGCTCAAGACATCGCTGGTTGTGTGGGCCCCACATGCAGCTTTAGTGGCTACATGTGCTGCAAGTCACTGGAGGGCTGAGATACTTCTGTGCTGCCTGgcgttcaaatgtttggggaagcttcaatgttcgtctGTCATCccacacaccagaccagacagcatcatccaGTCTGACGCGACAAGGCAGCAAACACCAGTTCCGACGAATGagttccatcatcatcatcaacaggCTCGGGACTTACCGAAACCAATCATTACCGTGCCAGACCAATCGTCAATGCTGGTCAATTGTCACCCTCCACCTTCACCAGGCCCCAAGTTACATCGcacagctccagctgccacACGTCAAGTCTCGATGGGGAAATACCCTGCGACACCAACACATTGTCTCTGGCATCCTCATGCCAAAATGACCCAGACGCCCACGAGACATAAGCGGTAGGGACATTCTTCGAATTTTCGAGAACATTCGAGGTACGCCTACTATTCCAACGAACAACCTTGGACATCGATATATGGAGACGTCTGGGATATATATATTTGTGTTTACACTGACAGATGTCGTCTTGTTTTGTAGCATGAAAgtgccatcatcatctcatgCAGTGTTCTTTTTACTCACCCGGCACTACTTCATTTACTTTTAATTACACCATAAGATGGCAGACTACGCAAACATCCCGCCCAATGCAACTCTCAATGTCCATCCGTTCAAAGCACACGTCGACGAGGCCAAGTTGCAACACTTCAGGCAATTGCTGGAGTTATCTCCAATTGGCCCCGCGGTATTTGAGAACACCAATGCCGGAAACAAGTTTGGAATCAAGAGAGATTGGCTTGTAAATGccaaaaatgtctggttaAATGACTTTGACTGGCGAAAACACGAAGATCGCATCAATTCCTACCCCAACTTCCAGACAACGGTCCAAGACTCTGAGGGTAACTCGATCGATGTTCACTTCCTGGCTCTGTTTTCTGAAAAGAAAGATGCCGTTCCAATAGCTTTCTTCCACGGCTGGCCGGGTTCAGTCTGCGATTTCATTGACATGCTGGACCTCATTAAGCAAAAGTACTCACCCGCGGATTTGCCTTATCATGTCATTGTGCCCTCGCTTCCCGGCTACGCCTACTCTTCCAGCCTTCCTCTGGACGTTGATTACGGTATTGACCTGGCAGCAGGGGCGATGCATAATCTGATGCTTGGGTTGGGCTTCGGCTCTGGCTACCTGGTTCAAGGTGGTGACGTCGGCAGCTTCGTGAGTCGAATGCTCGCGTTGCAGCAGGACGCGTGCAAGGGAATGCACGTCACACAGATGGGCACGCCGCCACTAGACAAGAATCCTCCCATGTCCGATGACGAAAAGCTAGCGGTGCACAAGGCCACCGAGTTCATGGATACAGCGAATGGATTTGCGCTGGAGCAGGGCCAGCGGCCAGCAACTATTGGTCTTGCGTTGAGTGCCAGTCCGTTGGCGCTGCTTAGTTGGTAAGTATGATGCCAAACCTACTGAACTCACCAGTATCACTTTGAGCTATTGGGGTAGTCGCTAACATGGAGTGCAGGATTGGAGAGAAGCTTCTTGCGTGGACCGACGACGATGTCCCACTCGACAAGATCCTCGAAAGTGTTACATTGTATTGGATGACGGATACATTTCCTCGAGCCATGTATCACAACCGCGGAGTACGTTGCACCCTTTTGCGCACTTCAAAGATACGCACTAACAATGCTCTGTAGCTGGGCAATGCGCACGACAAGCCCAAGATTGCGAGAACGAGTGTCGTAAGTTTTATACACAACAGCCCAACCCTTGGGCAAACAAACAGGAGCTAACCTCTATTAGTTCTCAAAATTAACGGCGATTCAACTCCCATACGTCGATAAACCATGTGGCTACTCTTTGTTTGCCAATGAGATTGTCCCCGTACCAAAAAGCTGGGCGGAAAAGAGCTGCAATCTTGTGACATTCAATAAACACGACGCAGGCGGCCATTTTGCGGTAAGTGAGCTGTGGGTGCAAGCATGAATATTTTCTAACTTTGTGCAGGCCATGGAAAAGCCACATGAGCTACTTGCTGATGTGGAGGAGTATATCAAGGTGGCTTGGAGGGTTGGCGACTCGGCGTCTGGAGAGTGAGATTGCCATGTAAAATGACATGGAGTGAGATGGAACGAAGTCGTGGGATGTCGCGGGTCTATATACTCTCAACTGGCTTGTCAGATTGAACAGTGGAGCAGGACAAGGATTCCCAGGCAAACATGACGGATGTGGAGAGATCGCACAGGCTAGATCTAGCGAAGTACCAGGAGTTCAAAGATACTTTTACACAAGTCACTGGTATTGACTGTGATCCTGTCCGTCATGAGACTTTTATGCCCAACGACACGCATGGAGCACCGTGAGACCAAGGCAGAAGTTATTACTTGAATTCCATGGAATCGCATCACCCTGCAAAAGTGAAGTTATATTCATACATTCTCATGTTTCTTCAGTACCCTCCGATGCCTGCCACTCACACGCCCGGAGCAACATCCCAATTATCGACGTTCCATCCTGACATTCACACCGGACAGCCTCAAAAACCAACCATTCTTCACTGTCCACTCCTTCTCCGGatcaacaagctcaagcttgtATCTCTGCACAAGCGTCGAAATGACCTTGTATATTTCCAGATTTGCAATGTGCCTCCCACCGCACATACGGCTGCCGGCTCCAAACGTAATATCCGCGTTATTCATTCCGTGAAGCCGTTCATTGTACTTCTCGACGCTCTCTTTAGGGCCTTGCAGCCAGCGCTCTGGTCTAAAGACTTCACTGTCTTCGCCAAAGGGACTGGTCCGATTAACAATATACGGGTTCATTCCTACCATGAATCCCTCTGGGACGAAACTGCCGTCTGGCAAGTGAAGACCAGAGGATGGCACGTAGCGCTCGAGCGGCATCCCGACTGCAGGGTGAAGTCTCATTGCCTCACGTATCACGGCATCCAAGTAGGGTAGCTCACGAGCTTCTTTGTACGATATCGGTCGATCTGTTGGTAATTTGGCGCTTAGAACCTCATTTTCTAAACGTTGCCACACTTTGGGATGCTTGAGACCCAGGTATACCGTCGCTGTTAGGGTGATGGCGGTTGTATCGGCGCCTGCAATGAGGTTTATAAGAAGATAGCTAATTTCTTTAGCATCAGTTTGCTAGCATCTAGGGAGATATGTGGGATTGGTTACGAAGAGCAACTCTCACGAGTTACCTTGGAACCGGAATGCACACTCACCTCTGAAGTTGCCCCGAAGTGACTATATCCTGGTGCGACTTTTGCGCCTCGATAAACCCGTCCAGGAAATCAGGATTCGCAACATCGTGTATATGCCCATCCTTTCCAGCCAGTCTGTTCTCGAGACGTTCCCGCGCAATTGTATTTGCCGTCGTGAATGGTGCTTTGGAAAGGAGCTTCAAGATGGGATTTTGGGCGACCGCAAAGTCCAAAACTGGGATCTGTCCAACAGTGGCAAGATAATTCATGGCCATCTCAGAGTCCGCTAGTGAACCGTCAAAGTCGTAACCGTGCTTCATGTAGCCGAAGGGCTGGCTGAAGGTGATGTCGCCAACAACGTCCCAACAATCTAGTATGTCTGTCAGCGTTTGTTTCTGGCTAACCGGAAAAAAATTGTCATCAGTTACTAACAGTATAGGAACCATTGATCCAACTCGCATgattttcctttgttttggCCTTCAATAAAGCGAGTTTCGAGTTCTTCCCACAGCTGAGAGATTGCGTTGTCGACATGTTTCTCGATACCCAGGGCATAAGACATGGAGTATAATTTGCCAATTGGTCGTCTGACTCTAGCATGCTCTTTTCTATCTGAAATGCCGAATATGTTGTATGTGACTTTGCCGGTCCATGATCTTGTTGAACCACCATGGTAGAATTCAGTCTAAATACGTATCTTTGTCAACAATATTCCACGGGTCGTGCTTTTGCAAAGAAAATAGTGTAATGGCTGTTGAGGGCCTTGATTTGATGGGAGATTTCATTGGCCACTTTGAAGGCTTGTTGGCGCAAATTGTCTAGTCAACACTACTTACTTTCTCCCAGTCATTCTCAAACTTATAAATCGTCTTAATCAGTGAAGGGTCTGAAAGACTGAGCAGATTCGGCCCAATGCGAACCACTGGACCGTATTTACGGTGCAGTTCGTCAACTACCAAATGAGAGTTGAGTTTCAGTACATGGTAGAATCTCCACAGGTTTGTCCAACCTGTCACAACGTTTGTTCATTAGCTACTGGCAACTACGCAAGCTTTGAATTTCGTAGTTCACGCTTCTTATAGAATTTTTCGTACCTGCAAGATATGGTCCTGGATATTTTCtcaatggtgatgttgagTATGTCCACACTCTCCCAATGGCCCACGCCAAGACAACAAGGGCCACAACCTCTATCAGTCCATAACGGGGCTGGAGAGCACCTCTCAGCGTGTCCAATATCCCCGCAAGCATAATCTGAAACTGATGAGCAAATGGCTTTGATCCCGTCAAGCAAAGTATTACGTGTGGCCGACTGTGACTGGTGTGACTGTGACAGAACTTGAGAATGCGCATGAGATGCGGGACTCTTGGAAATAccaaacaccatcaagcCAATGAAGCTCGGCAGAGACCGGACACGGCACACTCCTTGGCTATGAGTTCCTTGCATCATTGCTTTCGGACCAACGAACCTGTTTCGAAATTCTTCGGTCCATGGTGAGGAGACAGAATATCCCAGACAGGGGACTTGCGGCGGGCCGCTGGTCCTAGTTGGAGTGCTAATACTACTAAAGGTTCTGCATGGATTTTAACCATGGACGAGCTAACTCGGCTAACGGTTCTTATACTTAGTCCCTGTTCAAGTCATGCAGTCAAGTGGACCACGGCTCGAGTGCTGGGGGTTTCCGCTTCCTTGACCCTGACTATTGCACGGCTTGTAGCCCCCAATTTCTCCATCACAAGGAAAATTGCATGGATTAATATGCATGTTGGTTCTGCTCCGCATGTTCTGGCTTGGAAACATGCTCAGTCCAGGCTCGTCAGTCAACTCGGCGCCACGCCGGCCACCCGCAGCCAGGAATCTGGAGGCTACGCCGTTTGTCGATCTGTGCCTGTTACTCCTTCTTGCATTACGGAGGACTTGGCATTTGTTGGTGAGTGTTTTAATACCGTTTTCtcgcttcttctttgctgtctTGGGCTTGTGCCTCTCTGTCTGTGCCAATGTCTTCGTTGTCGACTTCGTTTACACGTCCGGTCCAAATGATTCCATGGTCTCATGTAACTCGCTAACCTCGCCAAAATGATGGGCGGCGAGGCTCCTCGGACTCTGGCCATCATGTGGGTGGTATGTTGTGCAGCCGCTTGGTTCCCTCTATGCGTTCACCATGATCTTGTTGGTCCGGACAAGCTCTCGCTTGCAGGAACGCCTGGTTCGCCAAATATAGCTTGGGTCGTACGAATCGACTAACTTCTGTTGTGTATATAGATGACAGCGATCGTATTTATATTCTTGCTTCTTCGACTCTACACGAGGCTGTTCATTGTTCGATGCGTTGGAGCCGATGACCACATGTACTTTTGGAGTTGGGTATGTTTTCCTGGGGACTCGGGAGTTGCCACGACCTAAAAGTCCTGCATCGTCACATACAATATCCAATAGTCGAATACTGATTGATTCATGTGCGCAGttgtttttgttctttcACAACCTCTTCGTTCATATCTCTGCAAACTATGGATTCGGCCAGGACCAAAGCACCCTGTCTCTCGACGACGGAGCTACAGCGCACAAGTGGGAGGTAATAGGACAGACGTtcatcattgttggcatgggaatGAGCAAGATGTCACTGGCACTGTTTCTCTTGCGCATCGTGGTGGTCAGATGGCAACGGCTATCAATCTGGATTATCGGGGGCTCTCTTTGCTTTGCCTCATGTCTGACAGCCATTTTGTGCTGGTTGCAGGTAATACATAAGTCCAAACAAGACGCACTCTATTGTTTCTGTCGTTGTCTGACTCTATCATCTAGTGTTTGCCGGCTCAGCGCATCTTCGATCCACGAGTCGAGGGACGATGCATCATACAGCCAGTTCCGTGGGCGATTTTACTGGGAGGTAAGGACGATTTGGCCCAACATTGCATATCACGTTGCTGATACATTCACAATTCAGTTTTTTGCGTTTTAGTAGACTTCTTTTTTGCTATCTTCCCGTGGATATTTCTGCATAGCCTTGAGATGCGACGACAAGAAAAGGCTGTTGTCGGTGTGAGCCTGAGTTTTGGAATATTGTATGTCTTCATGTCATTCCTTCAACCCATAACCATGAGACGATTCTAATTTCGTTTCAgtgctggtgtttgtggcATCATCAGGACCATCAACCTCACGGGTTTAGGGAGCGCAAATTATACAGGTAAGCTCGTAGCCCGGCCTTGACTCTACAggagcttcttgttcttgaacCATACTTTGAACCCGGCGTATAACGCTGACATCTTGTCCGGTTTCAGGAGACACGGTAGCATTGGTAGTTTGGTGTGCAGCCGAGATGTCTGTTACTCTCGTCTGCATTGCCATCCCATGCATCATCCCGCTCTACCTACGCGTCAGGAAACGGATTTCAAGTAATGGATCCTACTTTCTCGGAAGATACAAGAAACAAAGTCGAGCAACTGAAGACCACTCACACGAACTGTGGCGACCAAAGGCCCCCGCTGGCGTAGCTCACCATTTGGAAGTGGACGAAAGGAGGGCCGGTATCAATGGGCCGTTTAACGAGGTTAGCATTATGTATACCAACAACGAGAATGAAAGCGACGAGGCGATTCTCACTAAAAATTCCTCGAGGGATAAACAGTCGAATGGTATCACTGTGACGGAGGAGGTGACTGTGAGCACCACTACGAGGACCGGTTGACCTAGACTGGTTTGTTGAGAATTGTTTTATCACCAACAAGGTGTATGAGGTATGAGAACAACATAGATTATATAGAATTCAATGTCTATACAAGTGTTTATCAATGGAGTTGCTGTGTTCTGGGCGGGTTTTGGAGTCGGTTTGGTCAGCACGGCTTGTCAGGGGGGAAAGGCCAGGAATAGAAATTCACTTAGTAAAACGCATTATAGAATACCATTCATGAACTACGAATATTGCTCAAGATAAGATGACAAGAATAACCTTGACTAGTCTGCATCCCAGCCCCAATTCAACCAAGATCAACTCATTTCGCGTTATGGCCTCCATCGACAACGAGTGCAGAACCAGTAACATATGAACTTCGTCCACCAGCAAGAAACAACACTCCGTCTGCAATCTCCTTGGGAACTGCCATCCGCCGCATTGGCACGCACTCACAAGCCACGACTACGTCTTGTCCCCAGGTACCGGGCTTCAGCGTCATAGGGGTCTCTGTATAGCCGGGGCAAATCGTGTTTATGCGCAGACCGTGTTTGGCGTAGTCCAGCGAGGCCGACTGTGTGAGGCCAATAATGGCATGTTTGGATGCCGTGTAAGCGGTGTAGCTGGGTATGGCAACCTGCCCTAATATCGATGACACATTGACGATGGATCCGCATTGCAGAGGTCTACGGCCAATAGAGGACAATGTTTTGTCCTGTGTCAGCATGATTTGCGCAGCCGCTCTGAGAACGAAGAAGGTTCCGTTAAGGTTAACGTCAAGAACGTGATGCCAGTTTTCGGTAATGACGAAGGGCGCTCCACCAGCgtgcttgatgctgatgccggCGGCGTTGACGACGTAGTCAAGCCTGCCGAAGCGAGTTGCTGCCTCCTTGATGACCAGATGgacttgctcttcatctgTTACGTCCACTTCATACGACAGAATCTTGCAACTTTCATGCTTTTCTGTCTCGGTTTCCTGTCGTTTCGTAACTTCCATCTCCAAGTCCCTGTGCACCGACAATATGGCCTCGCGGTTGATGTCCAAGAGGGCGACGCCTGCGCTACCTTCGGCCACGAAAGCCTGAGCACAGGCTTTGCCAATTCCGGAGCCTGCTCCAGTAATCAGGGCGAACCCGGGGACGTCCATGCTGATTTTTTCGTGAGACTGCGCTTACCGTCTAGGTCTCGTTTGGTGTCGGAAGATTCTGCTAACAGTGCTATTGGAAGTGATGGTAATTTCCTCGGGTGGTGTCAAGGCATAAGTGCTAGTAGTTGGGTAGCAAGAGATTCCCAGGCGCCCGATAAGATTTGTGATGTTTACTTAATATGTCGTGACACACACGTGGTGTAGCTTTGCACTTTTGTGTGACGGCAAGCTCCCCTACCATACTTGTGTAATTGGGTAACAGctcacaacatcatcagACTACAGCTAAGtggcgatgccaacaactaGTTTTCTCTAATCACCGAGTTTTGTCGTGATTGAACATCTTTTATCAATGGTTGTCCCCCTTCTTATCAGCTCCTCAACCACTCTAAAATTATAGAtatcagaaacaaaaaagggGGCCAACAGCCTGAATTCAGATGTCCGCCTATAGGTGTACCTCATCGAGGAACAAGCTTAATCAATAAAGGGTCTAATAAGACCGCTGCAACCCATTCCTTTCGTCTAGGCAGCTGCACCAGGTTCCAGTCACGAACTGCTTGCCGTTCGACTGGGACACATTCTGGGGCATCTTGCGGTAGAATGAGAAAGTTTTCAATAACTTTTGCGACACTAACATATATTTCGTAGTAAGAGAAGCTAAATCAGAAGGTCAGCCGCGGACTGCCTTAGGATTCAAAAGAACCTACTGAAGCCCAATGCACACATTTGTGCCCTTGGAAAATGGTATGTAAAACTGGTCCCTTAGTTTGTTCTCCGTTAGGCGCCCCGTTTCATCTATCCATCGATATGGGTTGAACAGGTCAGGCTCGGGGAATGCTTCCGCATCTCGCAGGtaccaagttggagaagatgtcagCACAGTCTGTAAAAAAAGGGTTAGCAAGGCGTCTCACGCATGCAATCCGGAGCACAAATAATGGGAATATATACTCCTTCGGGTATTACTTGGCCATGAAGCTCCACACCACCGGCTGGAACGATGCATGGAAGCATGGCGGCCGCTGTGCCAGCCCATCGAACCCCTTCTTTGACGCAGGCTTTCAGCCGAGGGATGTtttccagccttgacatgTCCGCTGTAAACTCTTCTCTGGAAATATCGTTATACAAAAGTT is a genomic window of Pochonia chlamydosporia 170 chromosome Unknown PCv3seq00010, whole genome shotgun sequence containing:
- a CDS encoding epoxide hydrolase 1 (similar to Metarhizium acridum CQMa 102 XP_007811789.1), with amino-acid sequence MADYANIPPNATLNVHPFKAHVDEAKLQHFRQLLELSPIGPAVFENTNAGNKFGIKRDWLVNAKNVWLNDFDWRKHEDRINSYPNFQTTVQDSEGNSIDVHFLALFSEKKDAVPIAFFHGWPGSVCDFIDMLDLIKQKYSPADLPYHVIVPSLPGYAYSSSLPLDVDYGIDLAAGAMHNLMLGLGFGSGYLVQGGDVGSFVSRMLALQQDACKGMHVTQMGTPPLDKNPPMSDDEKLAVHKATEFMDTANGFALEQGQRPATIGLALSASPLALLSWIGEKLLAWTDDDVPLDKILESVTLYWMTDTFPRAMYHNRGLGNAHDKPKIARTSVFSKLTAIQLPYVDKPCGYSLFANEIVPVPKSWAEKSCNLVTFNKHDAGGHFAAMEKPHELLADVEEYIKVAWRVGDSASGE
- a CDS encoding benzoate 4-monooxygenase cytochrome P450 (similar to Neosartorya fischeri NRRL 181 XP_001258054.1) yields the protein MDRRISKQIMLAGILDTLRGALQPRYGLIEVVALVVLAWAIGRVWTYSTSPLRKYPGPYLAGWTNLWRFYHVLKLNSHLVVDELHRKYGPVVRIGPNLLSLSDPSLIKTIYKFENDWEKTEFYHGGSTRSWTGKVTYNIFGISDRKEHARVRRPIGKLYSMSYALGIEKHVDNAISQLWEELETRFIEGQNKGKSCELDQWFLYYCWDVVGDITFSQPFGYMKHGYDFDGSLADSEMAMNYLATVGQIPVLDFAVAQNPILKLLSKAPFTTANTIARERLENRLAGKDGHIHDVANPDFLDGFIEAQKSHQDIVTSGQLQSYLLINLIAGADTTAITLTATVYLGLKHPKVWQRLENEVLSAKLPTDRPISYKEARELPYLDAVIREAMRLHPAVGMPLERYVPSSGLHLPDGSFVPEGFMVGMNPYIVNRTSPFGEDSEVFRPERWLQGPKESVEKYNERLHGMNNADITFGAGSRMCGGRHIANLEIYKVISTLVQRYKLELVDPEKEWTVKNGWFLRLSGVNVRMERR
- a CDS encoding short-chain dehydrogenase reductase family (similar to Colletotrichum gloeosporioides Nara gc5 XP_007282173.1) codes for the protein MDVPGFALITGAGSGIGKACAQAFVAEGSAGVALLDINREAILSVHRDLEMEVTKRQETETEKHESCKILSYEVDVTDEEQVHLVIKEAATRFGRLDYVVNAAGISIKHAGGAPFVITENWHHVLDVNLNGTFFVLRAAAQIMLTQDKTLSSIGRRPLQCGSIVNVSSILGQVAIPSYTAYTASKHAIIGLTQSASLDYAKHGLRINTICPGYTETPMTLKPGTWGQDVVVACECVPMRRMAVPKEIADGVLFLAGGRSSYVTGSALVVDGGHNAK